The following nucleotide sequence is from Chitinophagales bacterium.
CGTGCTTGGCCATTATCATGCAGGCAGTGCGGAACATGTGACGATGGCAATTGATGCCGCTCTCAAAGCAAAGAGGAACTGGGAAAACATGCCGTGGGAACACAGGGCCGCTATTTTTCTGAAAGCAGCCGACCTGCTGGCCGGTCCGTATCGTGCGCGAATCAATGCAGCCACCATGCTTTGCCAGTCGAAGAATGCTTTCCAGGCAGAGATTGATGCCGCCTGTGAGCTGATAGATTTTTTAAGGTTTAACGTGCAGTTTGCAACGGAGATCTACAGTCAGCAACCACTTTCGTCCAAAGGAATATGGAACCGGACGGAGCAACGCGCGCTGGAGGGATTTGTATTTGCGATTACACCGTTCAATTTTACCGCTATTGCCGGGAATCTGCCGACCAGTGCGGCGATGATGGGTAATACGGTGGTATGGAAACCATCCAACACGCAAATCTTTTCTGCCTGGGTAATTATGGATGTTCTGAGAGCGGCAGGATTACCGGATGGTGTCATTAACCTGATCTATACACCAGGTGCTGAAACAGGCAAGATCGTTTTTTCACATCCTGATTTTGCAGGGATTCATTTTACCGGTTCAACGGAAGTATTTCAAGGCTTCTGGAAAACGATCGGCAACAATATCGCTTCTTATAAGACGTATCCGCGCATAGTTGGTGAAACCGGTGGAAAGGATTTTGTGCTGGCTCATGCTTCGGCAGATGCGAAGGCGGTGGTAACGGCACTGTCAAGAGGTGCCTTTGAATACCAGGGGCAAAAATGCTCAGCGGCATCACGGGCTTACATACCTTCCAATCTCTGGAAGCAGGTGAAGGAGGGAATCATTGCCGATACGAACTCCTTCCGGATTGGATCAACAGAAGATTTTACCAATTTTATCAATGCGGTAATTGATGAAAAATCATTCGATCAGCTTGCCGGCTATATTGACCAGGCAAAGCGGGATGCCGGCATTGAAATTATAGCAGGCGGAGGTTATGACAAACGGGAAGGATATTTCATTCAACCTACTGTTATCAGGGCAGATGATCCGAAGTATAAAACCATGTGCACCGAGTTGTTTGGACCAGTGTTATCGGTTTATGTATATGACGAGCATAAGTTTGAAGAAACGCTTGACCTGGTGGACAGCACTTCAGCTTATGCACTTACAGGCTGCGTTTTTTCACAGGACAGAAATATCATCAATCATGTGTCGAAGCGGCTTGTAAATGCTGCAGGTAATTTCTATATCAACGACAAGCCAACCGGTGCAGTAGTAGCGCAGCAGCCGTTTGGCGGAGCACGTGCATCCGGAACAAATGACAAAGCCGGCTCGATGATTAACCTGCTTCGCTGGGTTTCACCGCGATCAATAAAAGAAACTTTTGTGCCACCTACCGATTACCGGTATCCTTTTATGCTGGAAGCCTGAACTGTTTTGTTACATGTTTAAAGGTGGTAATGACGCCAAAAATGGCTGGCGGATTTTACGGAGCTGCATAATTAGCATTCAATATTTGTGTACGAATGCTACATCTGTTGCGGCACATCAATACCCAGCAGTTTCATTCCGCTCTTAATAACTGCAGCAGTGCGGCCTGACAGTTGAAGCCGGAACATGCGCTGATCAGTATTCTCAGCATTCAAAATCTGCAGTGATGCATAGAAGTGATTATACTCCTTTGCCAGGTGATAAAGGTAATTGGCCAGTGTGGAGGGTTCAAATCCCGCTGCAGCTTGCCGGATGATGGATGGATAATCAGCTAACAGCATGATGAGCTGCCGTTCAATACTTTCGAATGAGTTCACTATCGCTGTTCCTTCCACAGCTATGCTTCTTTCCGCAGCTTTCCTGAGAAGGGAACAAATCCTGGCATGTGCATATTGAATAAACGGACCGGTAAAACCATGGAAGTCGATCGATTCTTCCGGATTGAAAATCATTTTCTTTTTCGGGTCCACTTTCAGGATGAAGAACTTGAGAGCGCCAATCCCCAACTGATGAAAAAGAGTGCGTTGCTGTTCTGCCGTGAAATATTCAATCTTTCCAACTTCCAGTGTTTTTTGTGCAGCCGTAGCATCCATTTCATCGAGCAGGTCATCAGCATCTACCACAGTACCTTCCCGTGTTTTCATTCTGCCGCTGGGCAGATCAACGAGTCCGTATGACAGGTGATGAATGCCTTCGGCATAAGGCCGGCTGAGTTTCGAGCATACAAGTTTTAACACCTTGAAATGGTAATCCTGTTCATTCGCAACGGTATAAACCATAACATCAGGTGCGTATTCTTCATACCGGAGATCAGCCGTGCCGAGATCCTGTGTAATATACACGGATGTGCCATCTGCCCGCAGCAGCACTTTCTCATCCAGCCCTTCCGCAGTCAGATCAACCCATACCGAACCATCAGGTTTTTTGAAGAATACATTTTTGGCCAGTCCTTCCGCTACAATTCGCTTGCCTAACAGATACGTATCGGATTCCATATATGCCTTGTCAAAGTCATTGCCGATTTTCCGGTAAGTTTCTTCGAATCCCTGGTAAACCCATTGATTCAGCATTTGCCAGAGGTTCCTGACTTCAGCGTCGCCTTGTTCCCATTTCAGCAGCATGGCTGCTATCGCCTGGTTGAGTGGTGCCTGCTTTTTTGCAGTATCTTCCGGCAGCCCTTGTGCAATAAGTTCTTTTATCTGGTGGCGCAATTCCTGTTCGAATCTTACATAGTATTCGCCAACAAGATGATCACCTTTTATGCCTGTACTCTCAGGCGTTTCATGATTACCGTATTGCTGGTAGGCCAGCATGGACTTGCAGATATGTACACCACGGTCGTTGTAGATGTTAACCTTGATCACCTCATTGCCGGCAGCTTTGAGAATAGCCGCCATGGCATGACCGATGAAGATATTTCTCAGGTGGCCAAGGTGCAGCGGCTTATTGGTATTAGGCCCGCAATACTCCACCATTACTTTTTTTCCTGTTGAAGGAAGTACACCAAACCCGCTTGCGCTGACCTGTTCGTTGAAAACGCTTAACCAATAAGCATCCTTCAAACGTAGATTAAGAAATCCCTTCACCACCTCATATCGGTCCAGTAACGGCAATTCAGCGATGAGCTGTTCACCTATTTCGGAAGCTGTCTGATCGGGTGTTTTTTTGGATAACCTGGCAAAGGAGAAAGCGACGACCGTGAAATCAAAAGGGAAATCCTTAGGAGGAATATTGATCTGCACCTGTTCCGGCACTATATGATGGCCATATAGCCTTGCTATAATTTGGGCAGTTTTTTCTTTGAGCTGAGATTGCATGGTACAGGTGACTGGCAGTTAATATTTGGCGAAAGATGTGAAGCAGTTTCCCGGACTGGCATCGAAGCGGTTTCCGGGAATCAGGAAACACCGGCCCGGCTTGCCACGTTATCAGTCATAGAGCAACTGGTTGGTTACCTTCAGGAGAATCTCAAAAGCATTTTCCGCCATCAGGTTTTCTTTGTCGAGCGTAGGGTTGATTTCTGTTATTTCAAAACAACACACTTTAGGACTTTGCATGAGGCGTTGTAACAACGAAGCAGCTTGTTTTTCCGTAATGCCGTTGGGTGCAGGTGTACCTGTTCCGCGTGAGATGGTCGGGTCCATGCTGTCGACATCAAAACTCACATAGATGTAATCACACGGTTCCACGGCGGTTAATATCTCGCGTGCAATTTTATCGATGCCCAGGTTATTGATTTCATCGGTTGAAAACATCTTCACTTTGTTTTGGCGGATGAGATAGTCTTCCTGCGGTTCGGTATCACGTACGGCAACAAAAACAAGATTCTCATAGCGGAGCTTAGGGGCCATCCCGTTCATGTTTTTGCATTCTTCCCAGAATTCGCGGGTGCTTTCATCCGGTGTGTTAGAACCCTGCGAAATATTATCCTCTGCCAGCGACATTGCCAGTGGCATGCCATGCATGTTTCCCGAAGGGGTAGTGTAAGGTGAATGCAGATCTGCATGTGCATCAATCCATATTACACCGATGCGGGCATCAGGATACGCTGCCTTAACGCCAGCTATAGTACCGGCTGCCGAGGAATGATCTCCGGCAATGACTATGGGGAATTGATCTTCTTTCAACGTCTTCTCCACTGCCGCACTCACCCTTTGGCATACAGCGAGCACACCTTTACCTCGCCGGGCATGCGGAGAGCGGGCAGGTTCCAGCAGCATGCTGTTTTCATCAGCAATTTCCAGTTCGGGAAACTGCTTAAAAAAAGTACTGCCAAAATCAAGCGCTGCAATTTTTATGGCATCAAATCCCAGGCTTGCACCGCGTGTTCCCGCACCGATTTCTGATTTGACCGCGATAATTTTAATGCTTTTCATGGTGTAAAAATAATCACAAAATCGGGAGTTGAAGTTGGAAAGATGCGGAGGTAATTAAGAGTTGCCTTGCTGATTTGAATGGTAAGTATCACATTACTGTGTTTGACTTTTCAATTGGTGAATACTGGAGCAATGATCAGTTTTAAAGAAATAGGCCACCCTGTAAAGATTACCGGAAGGCGTAAAAAAATAATTTCAGAAATCTAAAAATCATGTAGTTTCGCACGTCAAAAAAATCACGCCTCTCATTGCCAGCCACAGGAAATGACCAACACCTATAAGGATCTCGTCCGCCAGACATTTGATTTCCCACAAGAAGGTTTTGAAGTAATAGAGAATGAGCTGTACTTTAACGGCGTGCCGGTGATGGAAGTCATTCAGAAATATGGCACACCCTTGAAGCTGATTTATCTCCCCAAGATCAGTTCACAGATCAACAAAGCCAAATCACTTTTCAAAAAAGCTTTTAAGGAACACAAATACGGCGGCAAATATTACTATTGTTACTGTACCAAGAGTTCACACTTCAAGCATATACTCGAAGAAGTGCTGAAGAATGATGTGCATATAGAAACATCTTATGCATACGACATCAATATTATCCGTAAGCTGTATGAGAAGAAACTGTTTGACAAAAACAAATTTATCATCTGTAACGGTTTCAAGACCCGCACTTACACCACCAAAATTGCCGCGCTGATCAATGACGGTTTCACCAACGTGATTCCCATACTGGATAATAAATCAGAGATAGAAGCTTATCAGCGCACGGTGAAAGGTACGTGTAACATCGGGATACGGATCGCGGCAGAGGAAGAACCGACCTTTGAATTTTATACTTCACGGCTGGGCATACGCTGGCGCGACATTCTTGAATTTTATGTGCAGAAGATTCATAACAACAAGAAGTTTAACCTGAAGATGCTGCACTTCTTCATCAATACCGGCATTCGCGACAATGCGTATTACTGGAGTGAGCTGAATAAAGCGTTGAATGTTTATTGTCAGCTTCGGAAAATATGCCCGACGCTCGACTCCATCAACATTGGCGGAGGTTTCCCGATTAAGAATTCGCTGGGCTTCGACTATGACTATGAATATATGATCCGCGAAATAGTGCTGCAGATCAAGACGGCCTGCAAAAAGAACAAGATACCCGTTCCGAACATATTTACCGAGTTCGGGAGTTTTACGGTAGGAGAGTGTGGCGCTAATCTTTATAAGGTAATCGCACAGAAGCAACAGAATGACTCCGAGTTATGGTATATGGTAGACAGTTCATTTATCACCACGTTGCCCGACACCTGGGGCATTGGTCAGCGTTTCCTGATGCTGCCGATCAACAAATGGGAAAAGGATTACCAGAAAGTTAACCTTGGCGGACTCACCTGCGACAGCCAGGATTATTACAATTCAGAAGTGCACATCAACCAGGTATTTCTACCCAAAAACAGCAATGGAGAACCGCTCTATATCGGCTTCTTTCATACCGGCGCATACCAGGATCAGCTTTCAGGATATGGCGGCATCAAGCACTGCCTGATTCCATCTCCAAAGGTGGTTTTAATTTCCAAGGATAAAAAGGGAAACCTCACCGACCGATTGTTCGCCAAGCAGCAGACTTCGGCGAGCATGCTGAAGATCCTCGGATATAAGTAGCTGCCTGTCACCATACAAATTATTCAGGGTTAACCCTAAATTCCTTTCGCTGTATCCGATATGATTTATACGGCCTGTTATCCTTCACCACTGGGAAACTTATTGCTGCAGGCAGATGATGCTGCTGTGATGAAAGTACATTTTATGGAAGAGACGGAAAGCGTTGCATCGGCCACTTCACCGGTTTTGAGCAGATGTATGCTGGAACTGGATGAATATTTTAAAGGAAAGCGCAAGGTGTTTTCCATTCCTGTCAATCCAAACGGCACAGCCTTTCAGCAAAAGGTGTGGACGCAACTGATGACCATTCCTTTTTCAAAAACTATCTCGTATGCGGAACTGGCGTTGCAACTGGGCAACAAAAGAGTAATACGGGCAGCAGGTACGGCGAATGGAAGAAATCCGGTTGCAATCATTATTCCCTGCCACAGGGTAATTGGAAGCGATGGCTCACTGACCGGTTATGGAGGCGGATTGTGGCGGAAGAAATGGTTGCTTGATTTTGAAAGGAAACAACGGCAGGGTGAGTTATTCGACTGAATCCATTAAAGGGTTCTTTGTCATACCGGATCACAGCTTTTTGTTGTTGAAAAAAATATTTCACTGCAACATTATGTGGCGGTAGTTACGTATTGCCCTGCCACAATAATAACTTCTTGCAGGAGAAACGGTTGGTTGCATGCCCTTCCATAAACAGAGCAGGATAATAGTGCCGGAGGAGAGATTCGAACTCTCATGCCCTTGCGAGCGCTGCGCCCTGAACACAGTGTGTCTACCAATTCCACCACTTCGGCCTGAAGAGTCGCAAAGGTAAAGGGAATTTACAGAAATGAAAACTGATTTCTGCATTTGTAAACCCGGCAACTCATGATATGCGTATGAAAATCATACGGAGACATTGAAGTCTCTCAATGCATGGTTCAGTGACGTCTTTAAATCAGTGCTGGCTTTACGCCGGCCGATGATCAGTGCAGCACTCACATTGTATTCACCGGCAGGAAAATGCTTGGTAAAGCTGCCGGGAATGACCACACTTCTCGCAGGAATACGGCCTTTATATTCTACAGGTTGTGCGCCGGTTACATCAATAATTTTGGTGCTGGCCGTCAATACCACATTGGCACCCAGTACTGCTTCCTGTTCTACAATCACACCTTCCACCACGATACATCTTGATCCCACGAAGCAATTATCTTCTATTATCACCGGGTTTGCCTGCACAGGTTCGAGCACACCACCAATGCCAACTCCACCACTCAGGTGCACATTTTTCCCGATTTGCGCGCAGGATCCAACGGTAGCCCATGTATCAACTAAAGTACCATCATCCACATACGCACCGATATTTACATAGGAAGGAAGCAGGATCACATTTTTGCCAAGGAAAGAACCGTACCGTGCGATGCCATGCGGCACTGCACGTACACCAAGCTCCTTATAGTTTTTTTTCAATGGGATCTTATCGTAGAACACCATAGGGCCGGCCACCATCTCTTCCATCGGGCTCACTGCAAAATACAGGAGGATGGCTTTTTTAATCCATTCATTGGTGACCCATTCAGTACCTGTTTTCTCTGCTACCCGGATCTTCCCCTGGTCAAGCAATTGAATAACTTCCGCCACGGATTTCTTTACCTGTTCATCCTGCAGCAATGCACGGTTGTTCCAGGTTTCTTCGATCAAAGCTTTGAGCTCGTTCATTAATGTCTTATTACGAAAATTAAATGAGCAGGTTCAGCCGGGAAATGAAGCGTATAACCAACTTTTCGGTCGGGCAAATTCTCAGATTGACAATACTGTTGCGAGTTTCATCAGAAAGGGACTGATCTCCAGATTGTGTTTGGTAGCTTTGGTAAACGGCGTGAAGGTGACGCTGTGATGCATGACACCAACCATTAAATTTTTCTTTCCTTCCAGCAATGCTTCCACGGCTGAAAGACCAAGTCTGCTGGCCAGTACTCTATCCTGGCAGGTTGGGTTGCCGCCGCGTTGCATGTGACCAATCACGGAGACTCTTGTGTCATATTGGTTAAACTTCGCTTTTACTTTTCTTGCCACTTCAAAAGCACCGCCTTCTTCTTCTCCTTCAGCGACCACCACTATACCGGATGATTTCTTGCGTTGCCAGCCACGTTCCAGTTTAGCAATGAGTTGATCAATGGAAAGCGGGCTTTCCGGAATCAGTATTGCTTCAGCGCCTGTCGCTATGCCACTGCGCATGGCAATAAATCCGGCATCGCGACCCATTACCTCTACAAAGAACAAACGGTTATGGGAATCGGCTGTGTCGCGTATCTTATCAATCGCCTCCATTGCTGTATTGATGGCGGTGTCATATCCAATGGTGTTATCCGTTCCATAGAGATCGTTGTCGATGGTACAAGGCAATCCGATAAAGGGAACATCGTAATGATTATTAAATTCCAGTGCACCGCGGAATGTTCCGTCACCACCGAGTGCAACGATGGCATCAATACCAAACTTCCGTATACTTTCATTGGCAGCTACCATTCCTTCCTCCGTCATGAAGCGCTTACTGCGGGCGGTCTTCAGGATGGTTCCTCCTCGGTGTATGATATTACTGACTGACCGGGATTGCATTTCAAAAATTTCTCCGTCAATAAATCCTTCATAGCCGCGCATGATACCATAAACTTTTATCCCGTTA
It contains:
- a CDS encoding arginase gives rise to the protein MKSIKIIAVKSEIGAGTRGASLGFDAIKIAALDFGSTFFKQFPELEIADENSMLLEPARSPHARRGKGVLAVCQRVSAAVEKTLKEDQFPIVIAGDHSSAAGTIAGVKAAYPDARIGVIWIDAHADLHSPYTTPSGNMHGMPLAMSLAEDNISQGSNTPDESTREFWEECKNMNGMAPKLRYENLVFVAVRDTEPQEDYLIRQNKVKMFSTDEINNLGIDKIAREILTAVEPCDYIYVSFDVDSMDPTISRGTGTPAPNGITEKQAASLLQRLMQSPKVCCFEITEINPTLDKENLMAENAFEILLKVTNQLLYD
- the argS gene encoding arginine--tRNA ligase, producing MQSQLKEKTAQIIARLYGHHIVPEQVQINIPPKDFPFDFTVVAFSFARLSKKTPDQTASEIGEQLIAELPLLDRYEVVKGFLNLRLKDAYWLSVFNEQVSASGFGVLPSTGKKVMVEYCGPNTNKPLHLGHLRNIFIGHAMAAILKAAGNEVIKVNIYNDRGVHICKSMLAYQQYGNHETPESTGIKGDHLVGEYYVRFEQELRHQIKELIAQGLPEDTAKKQAPLNQAIAAMLLKWEQGDAEVRNLWQMLNQWVYQGFEETYRKIGNDFDKAYMESDTYLLGKRIVAEGLAKNVFFKKPDGSVWVDLTAEGLDEKVLLRADGTSVYITQDLGTADLRYEEYAPDVMVYTVANEQDYHFKVLKLVCSKLSRPYAEGIHHLSYGLVDLPSGRMKTREGTVVDADDLLDEMDATAAQKTLEVGKIEYFTAEQQRTLFHQLGIGALKFFILKVDPKKKMIFNPEESIDFHGFTGPFIQYAHARICSLLRKAAERSIAVEGTAIVNSFESIERQLIMLLADYPSIIRQAAAGFEPSTLANYLYHLAKEYNHFYASLQILNAENTDQRMFRLQLSGRTAAVIKSGMKLLGIDVPQQM
- a CDS encoding methylated-DNA--[protein]-cysteine S-methyltransferase, which gives rise to MIYTACYPSPLGNLLLQADDAAVMKVHFMEETESVASATSPVLSRCMLELDEYFKGKRKVFSIPVNPNGTAFQQKVWTQLMTIPFSKTISYAELALQLGNKRVIRAAGTANGRNPVAIIIPCHRVIGSDGSLTGYGGGLWRKKWLLDFERKQRQGELFD
- the pfkA gene encoding 6-phosphofructokinase, producing MKSNIKSIGVFTSGGDAPGMNAAIRAVVRTAVYNGIKVYGIMRGYEGFIDGEIFEMQSRSVSNIIHRGGTILKTARSKRFMTEEGMVAANESIRKFGIDAIVALGGDGTFRGALEFNNHYDVPFIGLPCTIDNDLYGTDNTIGYDTAINTAMEAIDKIRDTADSHNRLFFVEVMGRDAGFIAMRSGIATGAEAILIPESPLSIDQLIAKLERGWQRKKSSGIVVVAEGEEEGGAFEVARKVKAKFNQYDTRVSVIGHMQRGGNPTCQDRVLASRLGLSAVEALLEGKKNLMVGVMHHSVTFTPFTKATKHNLEISPFLMKLATVLSI
- the pruA gene encoding L-glutamate gamma-semialdehyde dehydrogenase, coding for MSTGFFKVPVPANEPNLMYAPGSAERASLKAALSAFKSETADLPMFIDGKEVRTGKKIEMHPPHEHHHVLGHYHAGSAEHVTMAIDAALKAKRNWENMPWEHRAAIFLKAADLLAGPYRARINAATMLCQSKNAFQAEIDAACELIDFLRFNVQFATEIYSQQPLSSKGIWNRTEQRALEGFVFAITPFNFTAIAGNLPTSAAMMGNTVVWKPSNTQIFSAWVIMDVLRAAGLPDGVINLIYTPGAETGKIVFSHPDFAGIHFTGSTEVFQGFWKTIGNNIASYKTYPRIVGETGGKDFVLAHASADAKAVVTALSRGAFEYQGQKCSAASRAYIPSNLWKQVKEGIIADTNSFRIGSTEDFTNFINAVIDEKSFDQLAGYIDQAKRDAGIEIIAGGGYDKREGYFIQPTVIRADDPKYKTMCTELFGPVLSVYVYDEHKFEETLDLVDSTSAYALTGCVFSQDRNIINHVSKRLVNAAGNFYINDKPTGAVVAQQPFGGARASGTNDKAGSMINLLRWVSPRSIKETFVPPTDYRYPFMLEA
- a CDS encoding 2,3,4,5-tetrahydropyridine-2,6-dicarboxylate N-succinyltransferase, whose protein sequence is MNELKALIEETWNNRALLQDEQVKKSVAEVIQLLDQGKIRVAEKTGTEWVTNEWIKKAILLYFAVSPMEEMVAGPMVFYDKIPLKKNYKELGVRAVPHGIARYGSFLGKNVILLPSYVNIGAYVDDGTLVDTWATVGSCAQIGKNVHLSGGVGIGGVLEPVQANPVIIEDNCFVGSRCIVVEGVIVEQEAVLGANVVLTASTKIIDVTGAQPVEYKGRIPARSVVIPGSFTKHFPAGEYNVSAALIIGRRKASTDLKTSLNHALRDFNVSV
- a CDS encoding arginine decarboxylase, whose protein sequence is MTNTYKDLVRQTFDFPQEGFEVIENELYFNGVPVMEVIQKYGTPLKLIYLPKISSQINKAKSLFKKAFKEHKYGGKYYYCYCTKSSHFKHILEEVLKNDVHIETSYAYDINIIRKLYEKKLFDKNKFIICNGFKTRTYTTKIAALINDGFTNVIPILDNKSEIEAYQRTVKGTCNIGIRIAAEEEPTFEFYTSRLGIRWRDILEFYVQKIHNNKKFNLKMLHFFINTGIRDNAYYWSELNKALNVYCQLRKICPTLDSINIGGGFPIKNSLGFDYDYEYMIREIVLQIKTACKKNKIPVPNIFTEFGSFTVGECGANLYKVIAQKQQNDSELWYMVDSSFITTLPDTWGIGQRFLMLPINKWEKDYQKVNLGGLTCDSQDYYNSEVHINQVFLPKNSNGEPLYIGFFHTGAYQDQLSGYGGIKHCLIPSPKVVLISKDKKGNLTDRLFAKQQTSASMLKILGYK